The following are from one region of the Hydrogenophaga sp. BPS33 genome:
- a CDS encoding TRAP transporter large permease — protein MTWWMVLAGAMSVLLVLMVLGFPVFVAFLILNVVGLLTMIGPSGFGMFANSVFTTANIAELAAVPLFILMGELLFRSGAMEVVLDSLDRLIGKIRGRQYVLCILLSAVLGALSGAAMAVAGLLGRSLYPTMRKRGYDEQMSAGTLLGGASLDPIIPPSVLAIIIATLAKVSTGQMLIAGILPGLMLTAMFLVYVFARLRLNPALAPDLSADLLDANTRGSAWGAIARLLPVSAIFFLVVGLVILGVATPTESAATGVVGALVLARYYGSLKLGMILEGLKSAVHIAGMLLIVMCCATMFSQLLTFSGALQQLGEMVMHLDLSPGWMLFVLLAVPFTLFLVLDSVSVLMVLVPIYLPVLAIYGFDPIWFWTLILIVATVGALSPPFGYTLFAFKSAVPEMPMRDIFRAAWPYVWIITFGILLMALFPSIITYLPGLMSRN, from the coding sequence ATGACCTGGTGGATGGTTCTCGCGGGCGCGATGTCCGTATTGCTCGTGTTGATGGTGCTCGGCTTCCCGGTCTTCGTGGCCTTTCTCATCCTCAACGTGGTGGGCCTGCTGACCATGATCGGCCCCAGCGGCTTCGGCATGTTCGCCAACAGCGTCTTCACCACCGCCAACATCGCGGAACTGGCGGCCGTGCCGCTGTTCATCCTCATGGGCGAACTGCTGTTCCGCTCGGGCGCGATGGAGGTGGTGCTGGACTCGCTGGACCGCCTGATCGGCAAGATCCGTGGCCGCCAGTACGTGCTGTGCATCCTGCTCTCGGCGGTGCTGGGTGCGCTCTCGGGCGCGGCCATGGCCGTGGCAGGCCTGTTGGGCCGCTCGCTGTACCCGACCATGCGCAAGCGTGGCTACGACGAACAGATGTCCGCCGGCACCTTGCTGGGCGGCGCGAGCCTGGACCCCATCATTCCGCCCAGCGTGCTGGCCATCATCATTGCCACGCTGGCCAAGGTGTCCACGGGCCAGATGCTGATCGCCGGCATCCTGCCGGGCCTCATGCTGACCGCCATGTTCCTGGTCTATGTGTTCGCGCGCCTGCGCCTGAACCCGGCCCTCGCGCCCGATCTGTCGGCCGATCTGCTCGACGCCAATACGCGCGGCAGCGCCTGGGGCGCCATCGCCCGCCTGCTGCCGGTGAGCGCGATCTTCTTTCTCGTGGTGGGCCTAGTGATCCTGGGTGTGGCCACGCCCACCGAGTCCGCCGCCACTGGCGTGGTCGGCGCGCTGGTGCTGGCCCGCTACTACGGCAGCCTGAAGCTGGGCATGATTCTCGAGGGCCTGAAATCGGCGGTGCACATCGCCGGCATGCTGCTGATCGTCATGTGCTGCGCCACCATGTTCAGCCAGCTGCTCACCTTCTCCGGCGCACTGCAGCAGCTGGGCGAGATGGTGATGCACCTGGACCTGTCGCCGGGATGGATGCTGTTCGTGCTGCTCGCCGTGCCCTTCACCCTGTTCCTGGTGCTCGACTCGGTCTCGGTGCTGATGGTGCTGGTACCGATCTACCTGCCCGTGCTGGCCATCTACGGCTTCGACCCGATCTGGTTCTGGACGCTGATCCTGATCGTGGCCACCGTCGGCGCGCTGTCGCCGCCCTTCGGCTACACCTTGTTCGCCTTCAAGAGCGCGGTGCCGGAGATGCCCATGCGCGACATCTTCCGTGCCGCCTGGCCCTACGTCTGGATCATCACCTTCGGCATTCTGCTGATGGCGCTGTTCCCGTCCATCATCACCTACCTGCCGGGCCTGATGTCGCGCAACTGA